The Streptomyces sp. NBC_00162 genome window below encodes:
- a CDS encoding inorganic phosphate transporter, with the protein MDTFALVVTIGVALGFTYTNGFHDSANAIATSVSTRALTPRAALAMAAVMNLAGAFLGSGVAKTVSEGLIETPHGNRGMWILFSALVGAIVWNLITWYFGLPSSSSHALFGGMVGAALAGGTGVIWSGVIDKVVIPMFVSPVVGLIIGFLVMVGIMWMFRRSNPHKAKHGFRIAQTVSAAAMALGHGLQDAQKTMGIVVMALVIADVQTAEDEIPIWVKIVCAVMLSLGTYAGGWRIMRTLGRKIIELDPPQGFAAETTGASIMFGSAYLFHAPISTTHVITSAIMGVGATKRVNAVRWGVAKNIVLGWFITMPAAALVAALCFWVVNLAFV; encoded by the coding sequence GTGGACACCTTCGCCCTGGTCGTGACCATCGGTGTCGCGCTCGGCTTTACATATACGAATGGTTTTCACGACTCGGCGAACGCGATCGCGACGTCCGTTTCGACGCGGGCGCTGACCCCGCGCGCGGCGCTGGCGATGGCCGCCGTGATGAACCTCGCCGGTGCCTTCCTGGGCAGCGGGGTCGCCAAGACGGTCAGCGAGGGCCTGATCGAGACGCCCCACGGCAACCGGGGCATGTGGATCCTCTTCTCGGCGCTCGTCGGCGCGATCGTCTGGAACCTGATCACCTGGTACTTCGGCCTGCCCTCTTCCTCCTCGCACGCGCTGTTCGGCGGCATGGTGGGCGCGGCGCTGGCGGGCGGCACCGGGGTGATCTGGTCGGGTGTGATCGACAAGGTCGTCATCCCGATGTTCGTCTCGCCCGTCGTGGGTCTGATCATCGGTTTCCTGGTGATGGTGGGCATCATGTGGATGTTCCGCCGGTCCAACCCGCACAAGGCGAAGCACGGTTTCCGTATCGCGCAGACCGTGTCCGCGGCGGCGATGGCGCTGGGCCACGGCCTCCAGGACGCGCAGAAGACGATGGGCATCGTCGTGATGGCGCTGGTCATCGCCGACGTGCAGACCGCCGAAGACGAGATCCCGATCTGGGTCAAGATCGTGTGTGCCGTGATGCTGTCGCTGGGTACGTACGCCGGCGGCTGGCGCATCATGCGCACCCTCGGCCGCAAGATCATCGAGCTGGACCCGCCGCAGGGCTTCGCGGCCGAGACCACGGGCGCCTCGATCATGTTCGGCTCGGCGTACCTCTTCCACGCGCCGATCTCCACCACCCACGTGATCACCTCGGCGATCATGGGTGTGGGCGCGACCAAGCGCGTGAACGCGGTCCGCTGGGGCGTCGCCAAGAACATCGTCCTGGGCTGGTTCATCACGATGCCGGCCGCGGCCCTGGTCGCCGCGCTGTGCTTCTGGGTCGTGAACCTGGCGTTCGTCTAG
- a CDS encoding DUF47 domain-containing protein produces MRFRLTPRETSFYDMFAASADNIVTGSKLLMELLGADSSARAEIAERMRAAEHAGDDATHAIFHQLNSSFITPFDREDIYNLASSLDDIMDFMEEAVDLVVLYNVEELPKGVEQQIEVLARAAELTAEAMPHLRTMDNLTEYWIEVNRLENQADQIHRKLLAQLFNGKYDAIEVLKLKQIVDVLEEAADAFEHVANTVETIAVKES; encoded by the coding sequence GTGCGATTTCGTCTGACCCCCAGGGAGACGAGCTTCTACGACATGTTCGCCGCATCCGCGGACAACATCGTCACGGGCTCCAAGCTCCTGATGGAACTGCTCGGAGCGGACTCCTCCGCCCGGGCCGAGATCGCGGAGCGGATGCGGGCGGCGGAACACGCGGGGGACGACGCGACCCACGCGATCTTCCACCAGCTGAACTCCTCCTTCATCACGCCGTTCGACCGCGAGGACATCTACAACCTGGCCTCGTCGCTCGACGACATCATGGACTTCATGGAGGAGGCGGTCGACCTGGTCGTCCTCTACAACGTGGAGGAGCTCCCCAAGGGTGTCGAGCAGCAGATCGAGGTGCTGGCGCGCGCGGCCGAGCTGACCGCCGAGGCCATGCCGCACCTGCGGACGATGGACAACCTCACCGAGTACTGGATCGAGGTCAACCGCCTTGAGAACCAGGCCGACCAGATCCACCGCAAGCTGCTCGCCCAGCTCTTCAACGGCAAGTACGACGCCATCGAGGTGCTGAAGCTCAAGCAGATCGTCGACGTGCTCGAAGAGGCGGCCGACGCGTTCGAGCACGTTGCGAACACGGTGGAGACCATCGCGGTCAAGGAGTCCTGA
- a CDS encoding metal-sensitive transcriptional regulator codes for MTTIEAEGSGAVHGYHHQKDEHLKRLRRIEGQIRGLQRLVDEDVYCIDILTQVSASTKALQSFALQLLEEHLRHCVADAAVKGGTEIDAKVEEATKAIARLLRT; via the coding sequence ATGACGACCATCGAGGCGGAGGGCTCCGGAGCCGTCCACGGCTATCACCACCAGAAGGACGAGCACCTCAAGCGGCTGCGCCGGATCGAGGGTCAGATCCGCGGCCTCCAGCGGCTCGTCGACGAGGACGTCTACTGCATCGACATACTCACCCAGGTCTCGGCGAGTACGAAGGCGCTCCAGTCCTTCGCGCTCCAGCTGCTCGAGGAGCACCTGCGCCACTGCGTCGCCGACGCCGCCGTCAAGGGCGGCACCGAAATCGACGCGAAGGTCGAGGAGGCCACGAAGGCCATCGCCCGCCTCCTGCGCACCTGA
- a CDS encoding phosphatase PAP2 family protein yields the protein MAGLTTGGPNVDVSLLYGINGLARRAPDWLDRAVGLVGEYGIPLALVLLVLWCWRGARRQDESTAVESFAALVWAPLAAGLALLVNAPLREFVGRPRPFRQHEGLQVLDTGPGSGFGPELGGADFSFVSGHATLAMALGVGLFVANRKLGLIGIALAVLEGVCRVYAGVHYPTDVIGGFALAAAVVLVLAPLAMALLTPVVRAVAGSPRLGRLVRAKDRALPRPVDLTQAQTPPAGQRTHESDLAA from the coding sequence ATGGCTGGACTCACGACCGGTGGGCCGAATGTGGATGTCAGCCTGCTGTACGGGATCAACGGGCTGGCCCGGCGGGCGCCGGACTGGCTGGACCGGGCCGTCGGCCTGGTCGGTGAATACGGGATTCCGCTGGCCCTGGTGCTGCTGGTCCTGTGGTGCTGGCGCGGTGCCCGCCGCCAGGACGAGAGCACGGCCGTCGAGTCCTTCGCCGCACTGGTGTGGGCCCCGCTGGCCGCCGGGCTGGCGCTGCTCGTGAACGCGCCGCTGCGTGAATTCGTGGGACGGCCGCGGCCGTTCCGGCAGCACGAGGGGCTCCAGGTGCTCGACACCGGTCCCGGGTCGGGCTTCGGACCCGAACTGGGAGGCGCCGACTTCTCCTTCGTCAGCGGCCACGCCACCCTCGCGATGGCCCTGGGCGTGGGCCTGTTCGTGGCGAACCGGAAGCTCGGGCTCATCGGGATCGCGCTGGCCGTCCTCGAGGGCGTCTGCCGTGTGTACGCGGGAGTCCACTACCCCACCGACGTCATCGGCGGGTTCGCGCTCGCCGCCGCCGTCGTCCTGGTGCTCGCGCCGCTCGCGATGGCACTGCTGACCCCGGTGGTGCGTGCGGTGGCCGGCTCCCCGCGACTGGGGCGCCTCGTACGGGCCAAGGACCGGGCGCTGCCCCGGCCGGTCGACCTGACGCAGGCGCAGACCCCGCCGGCCGGGCAGCGTACGCACGAGAGCGACCTCGCCGCGTAG
- a CDS encoding NlpC/P60 family protein yields MAGGIGVGLCLTFVALLVVGTYSAAAGLVGAAGAGGRAVGLAKGAVPAKYQGLVEKWGNLCPAITPALLAAQLYSESGWNPSAVSPADARGIAQFIPGTWAGHGIDGDGDGDRDIWDPSDAIPSAASYDCELAKDVASVPGDATSNMLAAYNAGAYAVIKYGGVPPYKETQGYVKTITTLAKSFARPVGRVAPSQQAAGAIYFAQKQLGTPYLWGGNGTPDQDGRFDCSGLTKAAYETVGIELPRVANDQYNAGPHPSRDQLLPGDLVFFSDDLTNSREIRHVGLYVGGGYMINAPYTGAVIRFDKIDTPDYFGATRVTKDGAEALPERAAASKSP; encoded by the coding sequence ATGGCCGGTGGGATCGGGGTCGGGTTGTGTCTGACCTTCGTGGCGCTGCTCGTCGTGGGGACGTACTCGGCAGCCGCCGGCCTGGTCGGGGCCGCCGGGGCGGGCGGCCGTGCGGTGGGCCTGGCGAAGGGGGCGGTGCCCGCCAAGTACCAGGGACTGGTGGAGAAGTGGGGCAACCTCTGCCCGGCCATAACCCCGGCGCTGCTCGCCGCCCAGCTGTACTCGGAGAGCGGCTGGAACCCGAGCGCCGTCAGCCCCGCGGACGCGCGCGGCATCGCGCAGTTCATCCCGGGTACGTGGGCGGGCCACGGCATCGACGGTGACGGTGACGGGGACCGGGACATCTGGGACCCGAGCGACGCGATCCCCTCGGCGGCCTCGTACGACTGCGAGCTGGCCAAGGACGTGGCGAGCGTGCCGGGTGACGCGACGTCGAACATGCTGGCCGCCTACAACGCGGGGGCCTACGCGGTCATCAAGTACGGGGGCGTGCCGCCGTACAAGGAGACCCAGGGCTACGTGAAGACGATCACGACCCTCGCGAAGAGCTTCGCCCGGCCCGTCGGGCGGGTCGCGCCCTCGCAACAGGCCGCCGGGGCCATCTACTTCGCGCAGAAGCAGCTCGGTACGCCGTACCTGTGGGGTGGCAACGGAACGCCCGACCAGGACGGGCGGTTCGACTGTTCGGGTCTGACCAAGGCCGCGTACGAGACGGTGGGGATCGAGCTGCCGCGCGTGGCGAACGACCAGTACAACGCCGGTCCGCATCCTTCGCGCGACCAACTGTTGCCCGGTGACCTGGTGTTCTTCTCCGATGATCTGACGAACTCTCGGGAGATCCGGCATGTCGGGCTCTACGTGGGCGGCGGCTACATGATCAACGCTCCGTACACCGGCGCCGTGATCCGCTTCGACAAGATCGACACGCCCGACTACTTCGGCGCGACGCGTGTGACGAAGGACGGTGCGGAGGCCCTTCCGGAGCGCGCCGCGGCGAGCAAGTCGCCCTAG
- a CDS encoding thioesterase family protein → MGAAEGFFERIDAGRFVATEYTRGPWDPGSQHAGPPAALLGRAVEERPGARADMRIARITYEILRPVPIGALEITTSVLRAGRGTEVVEASLTPQGAAAPVMLARALRIRVAEEAVPAVAPGPQLPPPGEAAAVPFFPVPWETGYHTAMEARFTEGAFVELGPGTCWMRMRVPLVAGEEIRPLDRVLTAADSGNGISSVLDFGRFVFVNGDLTVHLHRHPVGEWACVESRTSVDAAGIGLVDARLHDEKGPIGRSAQSLFVAPR, encoded by the coding sequence ATGGGTGCTGCCGAGGGGTTCTTCGAGCGGATCGACGCAGGCCGGTTCGTGGCCACGGAGTACACGCGCGGGCCGTGGGACCCGGGCTCGCAGCACGCCGGTCCCCCGGCCGCCCTGCTCGGGCGGGCCGTCGAGGAGCGGCCGGGCGCCCGCGCCGACATGCGGATCGCGCGGATCACGTACGAGATCCTGCGCCCGGTGCCGATCGGCGCACTGGAGATCACCACCAGCGTGCTCCGGGCGGGCCGCGGCACCGAGGTGGTCGAGGCCTCGCTCACCCCGCAGGGCGCGGCGGCGCCGGTGATGCTGGCGCGCGCCCTGCGGATCCGGGTGGCCGAGGAGGCGGTGCCGGCCGTGGCGCCGGGCCCGCAGCTGCCGCCGCCCGGGGAGGCCGCGGCGGTGCCGTTCTTCCCGGTGCCGTGGGAGACCGGCTACCACACGGCCATGGAAGCCCGCTTCACCGAGGGCGCCTTCGTGGAGCTGGGCCCGGGCACCTGCTGGATGCGGATGAGGGTTCCGCTCGTCGCCGGGGAGGAGATCCGTCCGCTGGACCGGGTGCTGACCGCCGCCGACTCCGGCAACGGCATCAGCTCGGTGCTGGACTTCGGCCGGTTCGTCTTCGTCAACGGCGACCTCACGGTCCATCTGCACCGCCATCCGGTAGGTGAATGGGCCTGTGTGGAATCCCGTACGAGCGTGGACGCGGCCGGCATCGGTCTCGTCGACGCCCGGCTGCACGACGAGAAGGGCCCCATCGGGCGCAGCGCGCAGAGCCTGTTCGTCGCTCCGCGGTAG
- a CDS encoding LysE family translocator, whose protein sequence is MTEVIAVAVITLLAVISPGADFAMVVRNSYLYGRPTGLFAAAGVAAGVLVHVSYTMLGVGLLIASSTTLFTVIKLAGAAYLVWIGIRTFRARAEVAVDLESKAQLTRLGAMRSGFLTNVLNPKTTLFVVSTFTQVVNPDTAVWQQAGYGLFMSAAHLGWFGAVALFFSNSRLRDRMLKAQKALNRAIGSVLVGLGVGLGFAR, encoded by the coding sequence ATGACAGAAGTGATCGCAGTCGCTGTTATTACTCTTCTCGCCGTGATCAGTCCCGGCGCCGATTTCGCCATGGTCGTACGCAACAGCTACCTCTACGGGCGGCCCACCGGGCTGTTCGCCGCGGCCGGGGTCGCGGCCGGTGTCCTGGTCCACGTCTCCTACACGATGCTCGGGGTCGGTCTGCTGATCGCCTCCTCCACCACCCTGTTCACCGTGATCAAGCTGGCGGGCGCGGCGTATCTGGTGTGGATCGGGATACGCACCTTCCGGGCGCGGGCCGAGGTGGCGGTGGACCTGGAGTCCAAGGCGCAGCTGACCCGGCTCGGGGCGATGCGGTCGGGGTTCCTGACCAATGTGCTCAACCCGAAGACGACGCTGTTCGTGGTGTCGACCTTCACCCAGGTGGTCAACCCGGACACCGCGGTGTGGCAGCAGGCGGGCTACGGGCTGTTCATGTCGGCCGCGCACCTGGGCTGGTTCGGGGCGGTGGCGCTGTTCTTCTCCAACTCCCGCCTGCGGGACCGGATGCTGAAGGCGCAGAAGGCGCTGAACCGGGCCATCGGGTCGGTGCTGGTGGGGCTGGGCGTGGGGCTGGGGTTCGCCCGCTGA
- a CDS encoding GNAT family N-acetyltransferase: protein MTLSHLISLLPYRPAEDAPLLRTWVTTRTELITWAGPAFSWPLDDAQLAAYAADPGRHIWTAVSPGNHRVGHVSVSGTRLGRVLIAPEARDQGLGRALVSQAVELCFGELALPEITLGVWAHNTAALRIYEKLGFRTEEILEGVEEVDGVPWTAVQMRLTAPDR, encoded by the coding sequence ATGACCTTGTCGCACCTGATCTCCCTGCTCCCCTACCGGCCCGCGGAGGACGCACCGCTGCTGCGCACGTGGGTGACGACCCGCACCGAGCTGATCACCTGGGCCGGCCCCGCCTTCTCCTGGCCACTGGACGACGCCCAGCTCGCCGCCTACGCCGCCGACCCCGGCCGGCACATATGGACCGCCGTGTCCCCCGGCAACCACCGCGTCGGGCACGTCTCCGTCTCCGGCACCCGCCTCGGCCGGGTACTGATCGCCCCCGAGGCCCGCGACCAGGGCCTCGGCAGAGCCCTCGTCTCCCAGGCCGTCGAGCTGTGCTTCGGCGAACTGGCCCTGCCGGAGATCACCCTCGGCGTCTGGGCCCACAACACGGCCGCCCTGCGCATCTACGAGAAGCTCGGCTTCCGCACCGAGGAGATCCTCGAGGGCGTCGAGGAGGTCGACGGCGTCCCGTGGACCGCCGTCCAGATGCGGCTCACCGCCCCCGACCGGTAA
- a CDS encoding pentapeptide repeat-containing protein codes for MDDVPTRLPLLQADCANCFALCCVALPFAKSNDFAVNKPAGTPCKNLREDFRCGIHTRLRDTGFQGCTVFDCFGAGQQVSQVTFGGRDWRAHPETRAEMFDVFPVMRQLHELLFYVAEALTLPDAAPLHARLREALAETEQWTRADAPSLADLDVGALRQQINTLLLKTSELVRAKVPGRKKNHRGADLMGARLSGADLRGANLRGAYLIAADLSRADLRTADLIGADFRDANLRGADLRNALFLTQPQLNAAQGNPKTQIPPSLTHPAHWS; via the coding sequence ATGGACGACGTGCCCACGCGTCTCCCCCTCCTCCAGGCCGACTGCGCGAACTGCTTCGCGCTGTGCTGCGTCGCCCTCCCCTTCGCCAAGTCCAACGACTTCGCCGTGAACAAGCCCGCCGGAACCCCCTGCAAGAACCTCCGGGAGGACTTCCGCTGCGGAATCCACACCCGGCTGCGCGACACGGGCTTCCAGGGCTGCACGGTCTTCGACTGCTTCGGGGCGGGCCAGCAGGTGTCCCAGGTCACCTTCGGCGGCCGCGACTGGCGCGCCCACCCCGAGACCCGGGCGGAGATGTTCGACGTCTTCCCGGTGATGCGCCAGCTGCACGAGCTGCTCTTCTACGTCGCCGAGGCGCTGACCCTCCCGGACGCCGCCCCGCTCCACGCGCGGCTGCGCGAGGCGCTCGCGGAGACCGAGCAGTGGACGCGCGCGGACGCGCCCTCCCTCGCGGACCTGGACGTCGGCGCCCTCCGCCAGCAGATCAACACCCTGCTCCTGAAGACGAGCGAGCTCGTACGGGCCAAGGTGCCGGGCCGCAAGAAGAACCACCGCGGCGCCGACCTGATGGGCGCCCGCCTCTCCGGAGCGGACCTGCGCGGCGCGAACCTCCGCGGCGCCTACCTGATCGCCGCCGACCTCAGCCGCGCCGACCTCCGCACCGCCGACCTGATCGGCGCGGACTTCCGCGACGCCAACCTCCGCGGCGCGGACCTCCGCAACGCCCTCTTCCTCACCCAGCCCCAGCTGAACGCGGCCCAAGGCAACCCGAAGACCCAAATCCCCCCGTCCCTCACCCACCCCGCCCACTGGAGCTGA
- a CDS encoding alpha/beta hydrolase, which translates to MTTTPWTLADVEAAIRAGWSAETCSPDDVERAPWTADNPAWGHCDITALVVQDIVGGELMVGEVWLDGEQQGFHCWNVLPGGIRVDLTREQFRRGQTVTPGRLMGKRPGGRLPRRWEEYQLLRRRVIDKLGPLPGVVRMPDGRRPAYTDFGGPGAPLLALHGHFRDGRCFGDLAREAGPRWRVITLDEQGHGESDRAAADTEEGYVADAAAVLEHVGLGPAVVVGHSLGGGDAYRLAARRPDLVRAVAVEGIGVVDDDLSHAPGNCVRLGGGEGFYDALRGFLARV; encoded by the coding sequence ATGACGACGACTCCGTGGACCCTTGCCGACGTGGAGGCTGCCATCCGGGCGGGATGGTCGGCCGAGACCTGTTCGCCGGACGATGTGGAGCGGGCGCCCTGGACGGCCGACAACCCGGCTTGGGGGCACTGCGACATCACGGCCCTGGTGGTGCAGGACATAGTCGGCGGCGAGCTGATGGTCGGCGAGGTCTGGCTGGACGGGGAGCAGCAGGGCTTCCACTGCTGGAACGTGTTGCCCGGGGGGATACGGGTCGACCTGACGCGGGAGCAGTTCCGGCGCGGGCAGACGGTGACGCCGGGGAGGCTGATGGGGAAGCGGCCGGGCGGGCGGCTGCCGAGGCGCTGGGAGGAGTACCAGCTGCTGCGCCGGCGGGTCATCGACAAGCTGGGGCCGTTGCCGGGTGTGGTGCGGATGCCGGACGGGCGGCGGCCGGCCTATACGGACTTCGGTGGTCCGGGGGCGCCGCTGCTCGCGCTGCACGGGCACTTCCGGGACGGCAGGTGCTTCGGGGACCTGGCGCGGGAGGCGGGTCCCCGGTGGCGGGTGATCACTCTCGACGAGCAGGGTCACGGGGAGTCGGACCGGGCCGCCGCGGACACGGAGGAGGGGTACGTGGCGGATGCCGCGGCCGTTCTCGAGCACGTGGGGCTGGGGCCCGCGGTGGTGGTGGGTCACTCGCTGGGCGGGGGCGACGCGTATCGGCTCGCGGCGCGGCGGCCGGATCTGGTGCGGGCGGTGGCGGTCGAGGGCATCGGGGTGGTCGACGACGACCTGTCGCACGCGCCGGGCAACTGCGTGCGGCTCGGGGGCGGGGAGGGGTTTTACGACGCCTTGCGGGGGTTCTTGGCCCGGGTGTGA
- a CDS encoding SCO6880 family protein: protein MTTQSHQMHPVAPRRTYLIGRARPNAIVGKNRETGEIALIITGAFFGMMSGLLVPDLTLRIVSLAGFPMLALAAVYVPYKGRTFYRWFEISRSYKRTLRRGTTYRSGAMEAGVRGADGREVEVGPPPGIGRINWLAAPFGPDEIAVLLHADRRTVTAAIEIEGPGVGLRDSEDQEALVDRFGTLLKHVANGDGFVTRLQMLARTLPADPDAHAKDVAQRGDTRAPGWLRESYDQLQSMVSTSSEQHRAYLVACMHYTRELAAEAHTIARAGTPHKGRKLDRDAGLAIVMARELTDICARLAEADIRVRQPLGQGRLSSLVHSMYDPDHPIDHIQAMTKRNAWPAELDAVEPTFLQAKTRESSTRAPWCHATAWVKEWPMTPVGVNFLAPLLVHTPDVIRTVAVTMDLEPTEVAIERMLTEKTNDEADASRAAKMNRTVDPRDIAAHGRLDQRGEDLASGAAGVNLVGYITVSSRSPEALARDKRTIRASAGKSYLKLEWCDREHHRAFVNTLPFATGIRR from the coding sequence TTGACGACCCAGTCCCACCAGATGCACCCGGTCGCGCCCCGCCGCACGTATCTCATCGGCCGGGCCCGGCCGAACGCGATCGTCGGCAAGAACCGCGAGACCGGCGAGATCGCCCTGATCATCACCGGGGCGTTCTTCGGCATGATGAGCGGACTGCTCGTCCCCGACCTCACCCTGCGCATCGTCAGCCTCGCCGGCTTCCCCATGCTCGCGCTCGCCGCCGTGTACGTCCCGTACAAGGGCCGCACCTTCTACCGCTGGTTCGAGATCAGCCGCAGCTACAAGCGCACCCTGCGACGCGGTACGACCTACCGCTCGGGCGCCATGGAAGCCGGCGTCCGCGGCGCCGACGGCCGCGAGGTCGAGGTCGGCCCGCCCCCCGGCATCGGCCGCATCAACTGGCTCGCCGCCCCCTTCGGCCCCGACGAGATCGCCGTACTCCTCCACGCGGACCGCAGAACGGTCACCGCCGCCATCGAGATCGAGGGCCCCGGCGTCGGCCTGCGCGACAGCGAGGACCAAGAGGCCCTCGTCGACCGCTTCGGCACCCTCCTCAAGCACGTGGCCAACGGCGACGGTTTCGTCACCCGCCTCCAGATGCTCGCCCGCACCCTGCCCGCCGACCCCGACGCGCACGCCAAGGACGTGGCCCAGCGCGGCGACACCCGGGCCCCCGGCTGGCTGCGCGAGTCCTACGACCAGCTCCAGTCGATGGTGTCGACCTCCTCCGAGCAGCACCGCGCGTACCTCGTCGCCTGCATGCACTACACCCGCGAACTCGCCGCCGAGGCCCACACCATCGCCCGCGCCGGCACCCCCCACAAGGGCCGCAAGCTCGACCGCGACGCCGGCCTCGCCATCGTCATGGCCCGCGAGCTCACCGACATCTGCGCCCGCCTCGCGGAAGCCGACATCCGCGTCCGCCAGCCGCTGGGCCAGGGCCGCCTCTCCTCGCTCGTGCACTCCATGTACGACCCGGACCACCCCATCGACCACATCCAGGCCATGACCAAGCGCAACGCCTGGCCCGCCGAACTCGACGCGGTGGAGCCCACCTTCCTCCAGGCCAAGACCCGCGAGTCCTCCACCCGCGCCCCCTGGTGCCACGCCACCGCGTGGGTGAAGGAATGGCCCATGACCCCCGTCGGCGTCAACTTCCTCGCCCCCCTCCTCGTCCACACCCCGGACGTCATCCGCACCGTCGCCGTCACCATGGACCTCGAGCCCACCGAGGTGGCCATCGAGCGGATGCTCACCGAGAAGACCAACGACGAGGCCGACGCCTCCCGCGCCGCCAAGATGAACCGCACCGTCGACCCGCGCGACATCGCCGCCCACGGCCGGCTCGACCAGAGGGGTGAAGATCTCGCCAGCGGTGCGGCGGGAGTCAACCTGGTCGGGTACATCACGGTGTCCTCACGTTCGCCGGAGGCGCTCGCCCGCGACAAGCGGACGATCCGCGCCTCCGCCGGCAAGTCCTACCTGAAGCTGGAGTGGTGCGACCGCGAGCACCACCGAGCCTTCGTCAACACCCTGCCGTTCGCCACCGGCATCCGACGCTAG
- a CDS encoding ATP-binding protein, with product MRDPMSALTDAFTSFLFGKVETTRLPVRTSTGQAQAVYLPTAAPGLGDSGVIIGREVYSGKGYIYDPFQLYGQQLPAPHWLVLGESGNGKSALEKTYVLRQLRFKDRQVVVLDAQGEDGVGEWNLIAQQLGITPIRLDPIAANDDGIRLNPLDPAITTTGQLALLRTIIEVAMGHGLDERAGFALKVAHAYVVEAIQDRQPVLTDIVEQLRHPEAESALAMNVDIDDVRAWGLDVALVLDRLVDGDLRGMFDGPTTVGIDLDAPLIVFDLSHIDRNSIAMPILMAIVGVWLEHTWIRPDRKKRIFLVEEAWHIINSPFVAQLFQRLLKFGRRLGLSFVAVVHHLSDVVDGAAAREAAAILKMASTRTIYAQKADEARATGLVLGLPRWAVEIIPTLTPGIAVWDVNGNVQVVKHLITEAERPLVYTDRAMTESSVPSQLPDELLAAELEAEERALSIERRRNSSGPGSATTVA from the coding sequence ATGCGAGATCCCATGTCCGCGCTGACGGACGCCTTCACCAGCTTCCTCTTCGGCAAAGTCGAAACCACGCGCCTGCCCGTACGCACCTCCACCGGGCAGGCGCAGGCCGTATACCTGCCCACCGCCGCCCCCGGACTCGGCGACTCCGGCGTCATCATCGGCCGCGAGGTCTACAGCGGCAAGGGCTACATCTACGACCCCTTCCAGCTCTACGGACAGCAGCTCCCGGCACCCCACTGGCTGGTCCTCGGCGAATCCGGCAACGGCAAGTCCGCCCTGGAGAAGACGTACGTACTGCGCCAGCTCCGCTTCAAGGACCGCCAGGTCGTCGTCCTCGACGCCCAGGGCGAAGACGGCGTCGGCGAATGGAACCTCATCGCCCAGCAGCTGGGGATAACCCCCATCCGCCTGGATCCCATCGCCGCCAACGACGACGGGATCCGCCTCAACCCCCTGGACCCGGCGATCACGACGACCGGACAGCTCGCGCTGCTCCGGACCATCATCGAAGTCGCCATGGGCCACGGCCTCGACGAGCGCGCCGGCTTCGCCCTCAAGGTCGCGCACGCCTACGTCGTCGAAGCCATCCAGGACCGCCAGCCCGTCCTGACCGACATCGTGGAACAACTGCGCCACCCCGAGGCCGAATCCGCCCTCGCGATGAACGTCGACATAGACGATGTCCGCGCCTGGGGCCTCGACGTGGCCCTGGTCCTCGACCGCCTCGTCGACGGCGACCTCCGCGGCATGTTCGACGGCCCCACCACCGTCGGCATCGACCTCGACGCCCCGCTGATCGTCTTCGACCTCTCCCACATCGACCGCAACTCCATCGCGATGCCGATCCTCATGGCGATCGTCGGCGTCTGGCTGGAACACACCTGGATCCGTCCCGACCGCAAGAAGCGCATCTTCCTGGTCGAAGAGGCCTGGCACATCATCAACAGTCCCTTCGTCGCCCAGCTGTTCCAGCGCCTCCTGAAGTTCGGCCGCCGCCTCGGCCTGTCCTTCGTCGCCGTCGTCCACCACCTCTCCGACGTCGTCGACGGCGCGGCCGCGCGCGAAGCCGCGGCCATCCTCAAAATGGCCTCCACCCGCACCATCTACGCACAGAAGGCGGACGAAGCACGCGCCACCGGCCTCGTACTGGGCCTCCCCCGCTGGGCGGTCGAGATCATCCCGACGCTCACCCCCGGCATCGCGGTCTGGGACGTCAACGGCAACGTCCAGGTGGTCAAACACCTGATCACCGAGGCCGAACGCCCCCTCGTCTACACCGACCGCGCCATGACCGAATCCTCGGTGCCCTCCCAGCTCCCGGACGAACTCCTCGCCGCCGAACTGGAGGCGGAGGAACGCGCCCTGTCCATCGAACGCCGCCGCAACAGCAGCGGCCCCGGTTCCGCGACCACGGTGGCCTGA